AATGCTGCCCCAATTCCCACAATGAATATAACCGGATTCTTTATTAGTAATGCCGGATTCAGCTTGGTTAAGCTGTCTTTCACTGCTCTTAAAAGCAACTGCTTGTTAAATATGCTTGTATTTTGCTTCGTATTCATTGCCTTATTCGATTTTAAAAGGTTACTCCACTCTTCAGTAACAGATGCTCAACAATAGGCCCAAGCGATAGCGCAGGAAAGAATGTTAACCCCCCAACTATTAGGATTACTGCAATTAGCAGCCCTGCAAACAACCAGTTGTCGGTGCGAAAAGTGCCGGCTGAAGGTGGCGTTATTTTTTTCCCCGCCAAGTTTCCGGCAATTGCCAAAACTGGAATAATTACGCCAAATCGCCCAATTAACATTCCAATGCCAAGGGTTAGGTTGTAAAAAATTGTATTGGCATTTAACCCAGCAAAGGCGCTACCATTGTTTCCTGCAGCCGAGCTGTAGGCATATAGTATCTCCGAGAGTCCATGTGGCCCCGAATTATTAAGGCTCGATAGACCTACATTACTTACCGATGCCCACGCCGAGAAGAGAAGAATTACGAAGCTTGGTGCGAGAACTGCAATTATGGCCATCTTAACCTCGAACGATTCAATCTTTTTCCCTAAATATTCTGGGGTTCTGCCCACCATAAGCCCGGCTATGAAAACCGTAAGAATTATGAATACTATCATTCCATACAAACCGGCTCCAACACCACCAAAAACAACCTCTCCAAGCATTATATTTATCATGGCAACCATACCGCTAAGAGGTGAAAGGCTCTCGTGCATTGCATTTACAGAGCCATTGGAGGCTGCGGTTGTGGAGGTTGACCAGATTACGCTGTTTGTTATTCCTATCCGGGTTTCTTTCCCTTCCATCAGTGGCAAATGTCCAAAAATTGGGTTTGATGAATACTCCGCGTATAGCGATATGCTTAGCCCAATAACCAATAGAAACAGCATTGCTGTGAATATTGTCCAACCCTGGCGGATAGAGCCAACCATTTTACCATAGGTGAAGGTTAACGAGGCTGGGATAAGCAAGATTGCCAGCATTTCGAGGAAGTTGCTGAATGGTGTTGGGTTTTCGAATGGATGTGCACTGTTGGCATTGAAAAAACCGCCACCGTTGGTCCCCAGCTGCTTAATGGCAATTTGCGAAGCGGCGGGTCCCATCGGGATCACCTGCTGTCCGCCTTGCAATGTTTGAACCGTTTCGTAAGGTTTGAAATTTTGCACTACACCTTGCCCTACCAATACTATGGAAAGCAGTATTGAAAAGGGTAGGAGCACATATAGCGTGGAGCGCGTGAGGTCCACCCAAAAATTACCCAAGTTCTCGGTGGTTTTTCGAGATAATCCCCTGATGAGTGCCAGCAATACGGCTATTCCTGTGGCCGCACTTACAAAATTCTGCACCGTAAGCCCTACCATTTGCACAAAATAGCTTAGCGTGGTTTCCCCTGCATAGCCTTGCCAGTTTGTATTGGTCATAAAGCTAACCGCCGTATTAAAGGCTGAGTGCCACGATACGTTTGAGAGGTTAGCCGGATTTAAGGGTAGGTAGGTCTGAAAGAGCTGCAGAAGAAAAACAAATATAAATCCTGTCAAGTTAAAGAGTAGCAGCGCAAAGGTGTATGACTTCCAGCTTGTTTCCTCATGCGGATTAATTCCAACTAGCTTGTAGGTTATCCTCTCGAGCCAGCCAAATAGAGGTAGCATAAAATGTTTATTTCCTGAAAAAACATTGCTCATGTAGTTGCCCAGAATTGGTGCCAAACCAATAAGCGCCAAGAAAAACGAAGCCACCTGAATAATATCATGATTGGTCATAGCTAAAATTTTTCAGGTTTGATAAGGGAGTATACCAGGTAGGCAAGAACAAACACCGATACTATTCCACCAACAATATAGCCCGTGGAATTCGCTGTGTTCGAATTTGCTAAAAGGATAATTGCATTCATGCTAGCTATTTTTTGATCGATACAAAATTATGGTTGAACCTATAAGGATTCTACAAAATAGATAGCCAAGAGTATAAGGATTTTATAAAGAGGAGGATGGTTCAATGCTTCGAGGGAACTTCTTGGGCATGGGTTTTCTGCAATCAACATATTTGATTTGCAGTCGATACGTTGACTTTATGAGCGGTGGAATACTGAATTGAGGATAATGAGCCTTTGGCGAACTAAGCCTAGAGGGAATACGTGTTTATAGCACCATGCCAGAGTAAAAAACGTTCGACCCTGGATGGGGTCGATGGGGTGGGGTGGCAATACCCACTTTCAATAAGGGGTTAGTTTATTCCAACAAGCGATTTCTGGTTGATGCTAAAAAAATAATCCCGCAAGGGGAGGGCCGTAGCGGGATATAGAATGACTTTTTTGATTAGAGAATATTTTGTTCTACAACCACAATGTTTTTTAATAGATCCGCTTTTAATGGTGTCAGATTAAAGGTTGGTATGGTTACCGTTTGAATACCTGATAGGGCAGTTAAACTAGAGATATATGCCCTGATGTAAGGGAAAAGTATGGCAGGAGCATTTGTTACGAAGTAGCTATTCTTATATTCTTCAATATTTGCTTCCTTGGGAAATTCAAACATTCCCAACGATTTAATTCTGATTTTAAAGTTTCCCTTTGATTCCGTGAGGTTAATCTCCAGTTCAAGATGAAATTGATTCAGTTTTGGAAGAATTATCCCTTTGGGTTTAAAGGTCACAGTAACGCTGTTCAACTCAGGCCCAGACACTTTAATGTGAGATTCCTGAATTGTATAACCAAGAAAACTAAAAGAGGCATTGTTAGGTTTGCTCATGCTGCTAAAGCGTAATTGTTTTCAGAAGTTACTTCTTCATACCTATTGTTATACCCTGAGTATAACTTATCTGGTGAGTTTCCATTAGATATAGAGCCAGAATACTCTGCTGAAATCAACTCGTCTACAGTAGGTCCTATAAAGCCTAGCGCTTCTATTTCCTCCCACTCTTTTATGAACTCTTCATGGCTTACTGAAGCTAAGTGAGATTTCAATTGGTCGGTTAAAGAGGATTTCATAACTTTTATTGCTTGTAAATTTCTGGGTATACTACTTTAAAGGTGCGCAAAAGTAATCTTTTTTTCTCCATCACACAAACTTGAACTCTTGGTGCTGCATACATAAAGTTTTTATACTCAGTGGAAAAGTAGTAAATATTTCTTGAATCTGGATTATCTGCTGCCCGAATTGTAAAGTATCTTTGAAGAAAATCAGTGTGTCTTTTAAGATACTCAATTATATTAGGAACAGTTATCTGTGAAATTGGTTTAGTCTTTAATGCATCTTTTAATGCGGATGCCGCTTCCGATAGGATTATTTGATGTGAAACATCACCATGTATATCGAACATGGTAGGATCTCGGTTGATATCTATCTCAAAAATGACATAATTATCGGCACCATAAGTTGTCTTACCCCAGCTATGTGCCCATTCAATATTGGTATCCCAAAAGTAGTATCCAAGGCCAAGCCATGCTCTAGAATGCGTACACTTAATTGGACCTGATTCTTCAATCGCGTCTACATTGTCGCGCTCTTCCAAAGTATGATATCCTTTTGTAACAACCATACACAAATTTAGGCGAACTTTTGAAATATTAAAATAAATGTATCCTTCGCTATCGCCAGAAATTTCTGGCTGATGATATAAAAGCAATCCCGCTATGGGAGGACCGTAGCGGGATATTAAGGAGTTAGTTAAACTTTGTATTACTTAAAACGAAACCTGAATAAATACTCTGTTCAGGTGCCCATTCTTTTCTATTTGTTTTACCTTTATTTTTAACCGGTTACCGTTTTTTTTGTGAAACACTCGGTTGTGAATTATCTTAACATACCCCAACACACTATCACCTTTGAAAACCTTAACTGCATTTTTGTCATGGGAATTCTTTGGTTCCACTTCCCAACGCAATTCATCACCCACTTGTATTGTTTCCGATGGAATACTGCGTGAGGTTAGCCCACTTATTTCGGTAATAAAGCATAAGTCTTTTACAGGATGAAAATCTACTAGAAACTCAAAGTTATCGGTCGATAGCATTCCTTGGGTATGCGCAAGCATGTAGTATTTATCATCCTTAAACTTTGGGTTTATTGCCCAGAAATCTAAGAAACGATTAATGTCAGAACGGTCTGTCTTAATTAATCTTTGTCCAAACACCTCAAGTACATTATCGGTGTAAGTTTTATCTATTTCAGGAAAATCGGTATAAGGCGAAAATCCTTCCTTGTATGCCTCCTGTACTGCCTCCAAGTTATAGTTAAAGCGAACACTACTGCTGGAACCGCGACGAATAGTTCCAACAATTTTTCTTCTCTCTCCTTTTCCCTTTCTCCAAGTTAAGAATATGTTTCCTAACGCTTTCACTGTCTTAGTCCTTTCAGTTTGTTGAACCGCAAAGTTATCATTTTTGATATTAGCTCCTTCCTCTCAACAGGCAGTTTATGAATATTTAAGTTTTCAGGGAGGTTTCTATCTATATTACTAACTATTTCACGAAGCCGTTGTTCATTAAAACGGTTAGATACTACATCAATTATCGCATTTACTTCTGAGGGGTATTCATCCTTAACCTTCTCAATTAATCCAAAGTGCGAGAGGTGCTCATTTTCCCAACGTATCTCTGCCTTTCCTCTGTTTATATATGCATCAAGCATATTTCTATCGCTAAGCATTTTGGATACACGATCATCTTCAATCTCGCGCCCCAAGCAGCTGCCGCTATCATAAATTGGGGAAAAGGTTGATGGCATAATTAGGTCTACATTTTTGAAAACCTTATGTAAATCTTCTTTTTTTGTCTTATTAATTACGGAAACAAGCAGGATGCCTAGCTTACCAACAATTGTTTTTCCAATGTCAACACCTGTTTTTCTTATTTCAGCAATAATGTCGTTGTATTCTGTAATGAAGCCCCAGTTTTCTTGGTGTCTATCACTATTCCCGATAATACTGTCGAGAATGATGACCCGTATTATCTCTCTGATTGAATCTTCAAATCCAAATAATTTTAACGCCTCTCTAATAAATTGAAAAGTATAGGCGCTATACGATTGCTTATCTTGGGGGTTATAAGTGTTGTCATATCCTGAGAGATAGCGAATTCCTTCCGTAAGATTGTTTTTACCTTCAGTAACCATCGATTTTGAAATACACCCAATTTCTCCACTATTGTATGCTATATCATATTTGAGCATGTTAAAGCCAAGGTATTGACCAACCTCCGAGGCTATTATCTCCGACCAAAATTCAAACTTATAGTCTAACTTTTCTTTTTTTAACGATGTTTTAAAAAAATATCGCTCACCTGTTTCCGGGTGCGATACCACTATTTTATTACGTGTTCCTCCAGTTTGAAACTGAAGTTGCTGATTCCATTCTGATACATCAAAGTAATTGGCCATGGCACTATAACTTATAAATAGGCTTATCTATATTATGTCTCCAACCTATGTAAATTCACAAAGA
The genomic region above belongs to Williamwhitmania sp. and contains:
- the kdpF gene encoding K(+)-transporting ATPase subunit F; translation: MNAIILLANSNTANSTGYIVGGIVSVFVLAYLVYSLIKPEKF
- a CDS encoding protein-export chaperone SecB; protein product: MSKPNNASFSFLGYTIQESHIKVSGPELNSVTVTFKPKGIILPKLNQFHLELEINLTESKGNFKIRIKSLGMFEFPKEANIEEYKNSYFVTNAPAILFPYIRAYISSLTALSGIQTVTIPTFNLTPLKADLLKNIVVVEQNIL
- a CDS encoding HIRAN domain-containing protein, encoding MKALGNIFLTWRKGKGERRKIVGTIRRGSSSSVRFNYNLEAVQEAYKEGFSPYTDFPEIDKTYTDNVLEVFGQRLIKTDRSDINRFLDFWAINPKFKDDKYYMLAHTQGMLSTDNFEFLVDFHPVKDLCFITEISGLTSRSIPSETIQVGDELRWEVEPKNSHDKNAVKVFKGDSVLGYVKIIHNRVFHKKNGNRLKIKVKQIEKNGHLNRVFIQVSF
- the kdpA gene encoding potassium-transporting ATPase subunit KdpA; protein product: MTNHDIIQVASFFLALIGLAPILGNYMSNVFSGNKHFMLPLFGWLERITYKLVGINPHEETSWKSYTFALLLFNLTGFIFVFLLQLFQTYLPLNPANLSNVSWHSAFNTAVSFMTNTNWQGYAGETTLSYFVQMVGLTVQNFVSAATGIAVLLALIRGLSRKTTENLGNFWVDLTRSTLYVLLPFSILLSIVLVGQGVVQNFKPYETVQTLQGGQQVIPMGPAASQIAIKQLGTNGGGFFNANSAHPFENPTPFSNFLEMLAILLIPASLTFTYGKMVGSIRQGWTIFTAMLFLLVIGLSISLYAEYSSNPIFGHLPLMEGKETRIGITNSVIWSTSTTAASNGSVNAMHESLSPLSGMVAMINIMLGEVVFGGVGAGLYGMIVFIILTVFIAGLMVGRTPEYLGKKIESFEVKMAIIAVLAPSFVILLFSAWASVSNVGLSSLNNSGPHGLSEILYAYSSAAGNNGSAFAGLNANTIFYNLTLGIGMLIGRFGVIIPVLAIAGNLAGKKITPPSAGTFRTDNWLFAGLLIAVILIVGGLTFFPALSLGPIVEHLLLKSGVTF